From a single Nicotiana tomentosiformis chromosome 2, ASM39032v3, whole genome shotgun sequence genomic region:
- the LOC104102099 gene encoding probable DNA helicase MCM8 — MSASLHKVFFEKLGDESFDDFVKINIRLHNYPESVIALKNLKAAYIDRLVYVRGTVVKVSTVKPLVMQMDFACTKCGTSITRDFPDGKFSPPPICKLHGCKCRTFNPIRSTARLIDFQKIR, encoded by the exons ATGAGTGCTTCATTACACAAG GTTTTCTTTGAGAAATTGGGAGATgaaagttttgatgattttgtgaaGATAAATATCCGTCTCCACAACTACCCTGAATCAGTGATTGCATTGAAGAACCTAAAAGCCGCTTATATTG ATAGGCTTGTCTATGTACGTGGTACAGTGGTAAAAGTCAGCACAGTCAAGCCTCTGGTGATGCAAATGGATTTTGCCTGTACTAAATGCGGAACCAGTATTACTCGTGACTTTCCAGATGGAAAATTTTCACCTCCACCAATATGTAAATTGCATGGTTGCAAATGCAGGACTTTTAATCCCATAAGGTCTACAGCTCGACTTATCGACTTTCAGAAAATAAGGTAA